The Bradyrhizobium sp. WBAH42 genome includes a window with the following:
- a CDS encoding bifunctional cytochrome P450/NADPH--P450 reductase: MSSKNRLDPIPQPPTKPVVGNMLSLDAAAPVQHLTRLAKELGPIFWLDMMGSPIVVASGHDLVDELSDEKRFDKTVRGALRRVRAVGGDGLFTADTREPNWSKAHNILLQPFGNRAMQSYHPSMVDIAEQLVQKWERLNADDEIDVVHDMTALTLDTIGLCGFEYRFNSFYRRDYHPFVESLVRSLETIMMTRGLPFEQLWMQKRRKTLAEDVAFMNKMVDEIIAERRKSAEAIDDKKDMLAAMMTGVDRSTGEQLDDVNIRYQINTFLIAGHETTSGLLSYTLYALLKHPEILKKAYDEVDRVFGPDVNAKPTYQQVTQLTYITQILKESLRLWPPAPAYGISPLNDETIGGGKYKLRKGTFVTILVTALHRDPSVWGPNPDAFDPENFSREAEAKRPINAWKPFGNGQRACIGRGFAMHEAALALGMILQRFKLIDHQRYQMHLKETLTIKPEGFKIKVRPRADRERGAYGGPIAAASAAPKAQRQPTTRPGHNTPMLVLYGSNLGTAEELATRMADLAEINGFAVHLGALDDYVGKLPREGGVLIICASYNGAPPDNATQFVKWLGSDLPKDAFAGVRYAVFGCGNSDWAATYQSVPRFIDEQLSKHGARAVYPRGEGDARSDLDGQFQKWFPAAAQVATKEFGIDWNFTRTAEDDPLYAIEPVAVTAVNTIVAQGGAVAMKVLVNDELQNKAGPYPSERSTRHIEVELPANVAYRVGDHLSVVPRNDPTLVDSVARRFGFLPADQIRLQVAEGRRAQLPVGAAVSVGRLLSEFVELQQVASRKQIQIMAEHTRCPVTKPKLVAFVGEEAEPLERYRTEILAKRKSVFDMLLEYPACELPFHVYLEMLSLLAPRYYSISSSPSVDPARCSVTVGVVEGPAASGRGTYKGICSNYLANRRPGDTIYATVRETKAGFRLPDDPSVPIIMIGPGTGLAPFRGFIQERAARKAKGTTLGPAVLFFGCRHPDQDFLYADELKALAAAGITELFTAFSRADGPKTYVQHVLAAQKDKVWPLIERGAIIYVCGDGGKMEPDVKAALIAIQREKSGSDAAAGARWIEEMGANNRYVLDVWAGG, encoded by the coding sequence ATGTCATCCAAGAACCGTCTGGACCCGATTCCGCAGCCGCCGACCAAACCGGTGGTCGGCAACATGCTGTCGCTGGACGCGGCCGCTCCCGTGCAGCACCTGACGCGGCTGGCCAAGGAGCTCGGTCCGATCTTCTGGCTCGACATGATGGGCTCGCCGATCGTCGTCGCCTCCGGCCACGATCTCGTCGACGAGCTCTCGGACGAGAAGCGGTTCGACAAGACGGTGCGCGGCGCGCTGCGGCGTGTGCGTGCGGTCGGCGGCGACGGCCTGTTCACCGCCGACACCCGCGAGCCGAACTGGAGCAAGGCGCACAACATCCTGCTGCAGCCCTTCGGCAACCGCGCCATGCAGTCCTATCACCCGAGCATGGTCGACATCGCCGAGCAGCTCGTCCAGAAATGGGAGCGACTCAACGCCGACGACGAGATCGACGTCGTCCATGACATGACAGCGCTGACGCTGGATACGATCGGCCTGTGCGGCTTCGAGTACCGCTTCAATTCGTTCTATCGGCGCGACTACCATCCTTTCGTCGAGTCGCTGGTGCGCTCGCTCGAAACCATCATGATGACGCGCGGCCTGCCGTTCGAGCAGCTCTGGATGCAGAAGCGCCGCAAGACGCTGGCCGAAGACGTCGCCTTCATGAACAAGATGGTCGACGAGATCATCGCCGAGCGGCGCAAGAGCGCGGAGGCCATCGACGACAAGAAGGACATGCTCGCCGCGATGATGACCGGCGTCGACCGTTCCACCGGCGAGCAGCTCGACGACGTCAACATCCGCTACCAGATCAACACGTTTCTGATCGCAGGGCACGAGACCACCAGCGGCCTGTTGTCCTATACGCTCTATGCGCTGCTCAAGCATCCGGAGATTCTCAAGAAGGCCTATGACGAGGTCGACCGCGTCTTCGGTCCCGACGTCAACGCCAAGCCAACCTATCAGCAGGTGACGCAGCTCACCTACATCACGCAGATCCTGAAAGAGTCGCTGCGGCTGTGGCCGCCGGCGCCGGCTTACGGCATCTCGCCGCTGAACGACGAGACCATCGGCGGCGGCAAGTACAAGCTCAGGAAGGGAACGTTCGTCACCATCCTGGTGACGGCGCTGCATCGTGATCCCAGCGTGTGGGGTCCCAACCCCGACGCGTTCGATCCCGAGAATTTCAGCCGCGAGGCGGAGGCGAAACGGCCGATCAATGCCTGGAAGCCGTTCGGCAACGGCCAGCGCGCCTGCATCGGCCGCGGCTTCGCCATGCACGAGGCCGCGCTCGCGCTCGGCATGATCTTGCAGCGCTTCAAGCTGATCGACCACCAGCGCTACCAGATGCATCTGAAGGAGACGCTGACGATCAAGCCGGAAGGCTTCAAGATCAAGGTGCGGCCGCGTGCCGATCGCGAGCGCGGCGCCTATGGCGGGCCCATTGCAGCTGCGTCCGCGGCGCCAAAGGCGCAGCGCCAGCCCACCACGCGGCCCGGCCACAACACGCCGATGCTGGTGCTCTACGGCTCCAATCTCGGCACCGCCGAGGAGCTCGCAACGCGCATGGCCGATCTTGCCGAGATCAACGGCTTTGCCGTGCATCTCGGCGCGCTCGACGATTATGTCGGCAAGCTGCCGCGGGAGGGCGGCGTGCTGATCATCTGCGCCTCCTACAACGGCGCGCCGCCCGACAATGCCACGCAATTCGTCAAATGGCTCGGCAGCGATTTGCCGAAGGATGCCTTCGCCGGCGTGCGCTACGCCGTGTTCGGCTGCGGCAACAGCGACTGGGCTGCGACCTATCAATCGGTGCCGCGCTTCATCGACGAGCAATTGTCGAAGCACGGCGCGCGCGCGGTCTATCCGCGCGGCGAGGGCGATGCGCGCAGCGATCTCGACGGCCAGTTCCAGAAATGGTTCCCCGCAGCCGCGCAAGTCGCGACCAAGGAATTCGGCATCGACTGGAACTTCACCCGGACCGCCGAGGACGATCCGCTTTACGCGATCGAGCCTGTCGCGGTGACCGCGGTCAACACCATCGTCGCCCAGGGTGGCGCGGTGGCGATGAAGGTGCTGGTCAACGACGAGCTCCAGAACAAGGCCGGACCTTATCCATCGGAGCGCTCGACGCGCCACATCGAGGTGGAGCTGCCGGCCAACGTCGCCTATCGCGTCGGCGACCATTTGAGCGTCGTCCCGCGCAACGATCCGACGCTGGTGGATTCAGTTGCCCGCCGCTTCGGCTTCCTGCCGGCCGATCAGATCAGGCTCCAGGTGGCTGAAGGCCGGCGCGCGCAATTGCCGGTCGGCGCGGCCGTGTCGGTCGGCCGCCTGCTCAGCGAGTTCGTCGAGCTGCAGCAGGTGGCGAGCCGCAAGCAGATCCAGATCATGGCCGAGCACACCCGCTGCCCCGTCACCAAGCCGAAGCTGGTGGCCTTCGTCGGCGAGGAGGCGGAGCCGCTCGAGCGTTATCGCACCGAGATCCTCGCCAAGCGCAAATCGGTGTTCGACATGCTGCTCGAGTATCCGGCCTGCGAATTGCCGTTCCACGTCTATCTCGAAATGCTCTCGCTGCTGGCGCCGCGCTATTACTCGATCTCGTCCTCGCCGTCGGTCGACCCGGCGCGTTGCAGCGTCACGGTCGGCGTGGTCGAGGGGCCGGCGGCCTCCGGCCGCGGTACCTACAAGGGCATTTGCTCGAACTATCTCGCCAACCGGCGGCCGGGCGATACGATCTATGCCACCGTGCGCGAGACCAAGGCAGGCTTCCGCCTGCCGGATGATCCATCCGTGCCGATCATCATGATCGGTCCGGGCACGGGACTTGCGCCGTTCCGCGGCTTTATCCAGGAGCGCGCCGCGCGCAAGGCGAAAGGGACCACGCTCGGCCCGGCCGTGCTGTTCTTCGGCTGTCGCCATCCCGATCAGGATTTTCTCTATGCGGACGAGCTGAAAGCGCTGGCGGCTGCTGGCATCACCGAGCTGTTCACCGCATTCTCGCGCGCGGACGGGCCGAAGACCTATGTGCAGCACGTGCTCGCCGCGCAGAAGGACAAAGTCTGGCCGCTGATCGAGCGGGGCGCGATCATCTATGTCTGCGGCGATGGTGGAAAAATGGAGCCCGACGTGAAGGCGGCGCTCATCGCGATCCAGCGCGAGAAGAGCGGCAGCGATGCCGCCGCCGGTGCCCGGTGGATCGAGGAGATGGGCGCGAACAACCGCTATGTGCTGGACGTCTGGGCGGGCGGGTGA
- a CDS encoding spermidine synthase, producing MIPWEKLDTAKVPGSDEELRLMRRGKEFSIKLGTNELMNSRLSGSEAALATLAAKQIEKVAKPVVLIGGLGMGFTLRAALAVLGAQAKIVVSELVPSVVAWARGPMAEVFGDSLDDARVSIREIDVGEVIRAKRSAFDAILLDVDNGPEGLTRKGNDALYDASGLQVAKTALRPGGVLAVWSSGPNPEFTGRLKRAGFDVNEVNVRATGRGGGARHMIWIARKG from the coding sequence ATGATTCCCTGGGAAAAGCTCGACACCGCCAAAGTCCCCGGTTCCGACGAGGAGCTCCGCCTGATGCGGCGGGGCAAGGAGTTCTCCATCAAGCTCGGCACCAACGAGCTGATGAACAGCCGCCTGTCGGGGTCGGAAGCGGCGCTCGCCACGCTTGCCGCGAAGCAGATCGAGAAAGTCGCAAAACCCGTCGTTCTCATCGGCGGTCTCGGCATGGGTTTCACGCTACGTGCGGCGCTGGCCGTGCTCGGAGCCCAGGCGAAGATCGTCGTCTCCGAGTTGGTCCCGTCGGTCGTCGCCTGGGCGCGGGGTCCGATGGCGGAGGTGTTCGGCGACAGCCTCGATGATGCCAGGGTGAGCATTCGCGAGATCGACGTCGGCGAAGTCATCCGGGCGAAGCGTTCGGCTTTCGACGCCATCCTGCTCGACGTCGACAACGGGCCCGAGGGGCTCACCCGGAAGGGCAATGACGCACTCTACGATGCGAGCGGGCTGCAGGTCGCGAAGACGGCGCTGCGGCCGGGAGGCGTGCTGGCCGTCTGGTCGTCGGGACCCAATCCGGAGTTCACAGGGCGTCTCAAGCGCGCCGGCTTCGACGTCAACGAAGTCAACGTTCGCGCCACCGGCAGAGGCGGCGGCGCGCGCCACATGATCTGGATCGCGCGGAAGGGCTAG
- a CDS encoding ester cyclase translates to MNFIIRSAAMMAASILILSLAGGDAMAASAQEEANRQTVLAFYEKGLNQKDADAALAYVGNRYVQHNPTAPDGPDGFRKFIGFLREKFPNSRSEIKRSFAEGDFVILHVHSVREPGTRGRAIVDIFKLENGKIVEHWDVVQEIPENPANGNTMF, encoded by the coding sequence ATGAATTTCATCATCCGATCCGCGGCAATGATGGCCGCTTCCATTCTCATATTGTCTCTTGCCGGCGGCGACGCGATGGCCGCCAGCGCGCAGGAAGAAGCCAACCGCCAAACCGTGCTGGCCTTCTATGAGAAAGGCCTCAATCAGAAGGACGCCGACGCCGCCCTCGCCTATGTCGGCAACCGCTACGTCCAGCACAATCCAACCGCTCCCGACGGGCCCGACGGCTTCCGGAAGTTCATCGGCTTCCTGCGCGAGAAGTTTCCGAACTCGCGCAGCGAGATCAAGCGCAGTTTTGCGGAGGGTGACTTCGTCATCTTGCACGTTCATTCCGTTCGCGAGCCCGGCACCAGGGGCCGCGCAATCGTGGACATCTTCAAGCTGGAGAACGGCAAGATCGTCGAGCACTGGGACGTCGTTCAGGAGATTCCTGAAAACCCCGCGAACGGCAACACGATGTTCTAG
- a CDS encoding alpha/beta fold hydrolase, with amino-acid sequence MTAHQPPQTVRANGIDICYEIFGNDNAEPLLLIMGLGAQMIHWDDAFCEQLAARGFRVIRFDNRDIGKSSHLSGGKRLTPFELLKLRFLRIPVAATYKLIDMAKDTVGLMDALGIKSAHLVGASMGGMIAQEVTLSFPHRVRSLTSIMSTTGNPRVPPPTREAAAMLMAPPPRSKEEFIVRYGQTWNVLRAGHFPEEEALDPGRAERVFARGLNPAGVGRQLRAVLASGSRKERLHGVRAPTLVIHGTVDPLVRPEGGKDTAASIPNAKLLMIEGMGHALPMRFWPEIIDAIDKHAHGAAAQAA; translated from the coding sequence GTGACCGCCCATCAGCCGCCCCAGACCGTCCGCGCCAACGGCATCGACATCTGCTACGAGATCTTCGGCAACGACAATGCCGAGCCGCTGCTGCTGATCATGGGCCTCGGCGCACAGATGATCCATTGGGACGATGCGTTCTGCGAGCAGCTCGCCGCCCGCGGCTTCCGCGTGATCCGTTTCGACAACCGCGATATCGGCAAGTCGAGCCATCTCAGCGGCGGCAAGCGCCTGACGCCGTTCGAGCTGCTGAAGCTGCGCTTCTTGCGGATCCCCGTGGCCGCCACCTACAAGCTGATCGACATGGCCAAGGACACGGTCGGCCTGATGGATGCGCTCGGCATCAAGTCGGCGCATCTCGTCGGGGCGTCCATGGGTGGCATGATCGCGCAGGAGGTGACGCTGTCGTTTCCGCACCGCGTGCGCTCGCTGACCTCGATCATGTCGACGACGGGCAATCCGCGCGTGCCACCCCCGACCCGCGAGGCCGCCGCGATGCTGATGGCGCCGCCGCCGCGCAGCAAGGAGGAGTTCATCGTCCGCTACGGCCAGACCTGGAACGTGTTGCGCGCCGGGCACTTCCCGGAAGAGGAAGCGCTCGACCCTGGCCGCGCCGAGCGCGTGTTCGCACGCGGGCTCAATCCGGCCGGCGTCGGCCGCCAGCTCCGCGCCGTGCTCGCCTCCGGCAGCCGCAAGGAGCGGCTGCACGGCGTGAGGGCACCGACGCTCGTGATTCACGGCACCGTCGATCCGTTGGTCCGCCCCGAAGGCGGCAAGGACACGGCCGCGTCGATCCCGAACGCAAAGCTGCTGATGATCGAGGGCATGGGCCACGCGCTGCCCATGCGCTTCTGGCCGGAGATCATCGATGCTATCGACAAGCACGCGCACGGCGCGGCGGCGCAGGCGGCCTAG
- a CDS encoding alpha/beta fold hydrolase produces MIEMPPLKFATTNGIRMGYYEAGPADDKPPVVLCHGWPELAFSWRHQIKTLSEAGIRVIAPDQRGYGATDRPEPVEAYDMEHLTGDLVGLLDHLGIDKAIFVGHDWGGFVVWQMPLRHPTRVAGVVGVNTPHWDRAPIDPIALFRQRFGDQMYIVQFQDPARGPDKIFSSRVEQTFDAFMRKPAARPPGAPEEQPIAGIGASPRINLAFPQMIANYDARHDPRTPILSADEKKVFVDTFTKTGFTGGINWYRNFTRNWERANGLDHHVHVPSLMIMAENDAVLPPSAADGMEKLIDDLEKYLVKDSGHWTQQEKPEEVSAKLIEWRRRRFG; encoded by the coding sequence ATGATTGAAATGCCCCCGCTCAAGTTCGCGACGACGAACGGAATCCGCATGGGCTATTACGAGGCAGGCCCCGCCGACGACAAGCCGCCGGTCGTGCTGTGCCACGGCTGGCCCGAGCTCGCCTTCTCCTGGCGCCATCAGATCAAGACGCTGAGCGAGGCCGGCATCCGCGTGATCGCGCCTGACCAGCGCGGCTACGGCGCGACCGACCGGCCCGAGCCGGTCGAAGCCTATGACATGGAGCACTTGACCGGCGATCTCGTCGGTTTGCTCGATCATCTCGGAATCGACAAGGCGATCTTTGTCGGTCACGACTGGGGCGGCTTCGTCGTCTGGCAGATGCCGCTGCGGCATCCCACGCGCGTCGCCGGCGTCGTTGGGGTCAACACCCCGCACTGGGACCGCGCGCCGATCGACCCGATCGCGCTGTTCCGCCAGCGCTTTGGCGACCAGATGTACATCGTCCAGTTCCAGGACCCCGCGCGCGGACCGGACAAGATCTTCAGCAGCCGTGTCGAGCAGACTTTTGACGCCTTCATGCGCAAACCGGCCGCGCGCCCTCCGGGTGCGCCCGAGGAACAGCCGATTGCCGGCATTGGTGCTTCGCCCCGCATCAACCTGGCGTTCCCGCAGATGATCGCGAATTACGACGCCAGACATGATCCGCGCACGCCGATCCTGTCGGCTGACGAGAAGAAAGTGTTCGTCGATACGTTCACGAAGACCGGTTTTACCGGCGGCATCAACTGGTACCGCAATTTCACCCGTAACTGGGAGCGCGCGAACGGGCTGGACCATCACGTCCACGTGCCGTCGCTGATGATCATGGCCGAGAACGATGCGGTGCTGCCGCCATCGGCGGCCGACGGCATGGAGAAGCTGATCGATGACCTCGAGAAGTATCTGGTGAAGGACAGCGGCCATTGGACGCAGCAGGAGAAGCCGGAAGAGGTCAGCGCCAAGCTGATCGAATGGCGTAGAAGGCGGTTTGGCTAG